The proteins below come from a single Chitinophaga pinensis DSM 2588 genomic window:
- a CDS encoding helix-turn-helix domain-containing GNAT family N-acetyltransferase, protein MSVNPEVVREVSEFNNYYNSLAELLNRHLADNNLSLSALRVLIKLREEEEQCTAGKLIANLGIDGGYLSRILKSFESNQLIAKRKSNLDGRTWYLQLTTKGSKLLETLEQGSAEQIGKLLEPVPAEQQLALAGAMKTVRHILSDDAKISPEDITYRRDLQPGDAGFIMHMHGSLYAKEAGYNLEFETHTCKTFYEFLEAYNSSKDQVFLAMHGNQIIGSIAVLGHSRYATQMRWFLVHPDYRGIGIGQRLLTEAINAAKEKLFQKIYLITTSQQVAATSLFKKNGFRKSGEKHMPMWGLQLTEERYEIDLI, encoded by the coding sequence ATGTCAGTGAATCCAGAAGTGGTGCGGGAGGTTAGTGAATTCAATAATTATTACAATAGCCTGGCGGAGTTATTAAACAGGCACTTAGCGGACAATAATCTTTCTTTATCAGCACTCCGTGTACTGATAAAGCTGAGGGAAGAGGAAGAACAATGCACGGCGGGAAAACTGATTGCCAATCTGGGTATTGACGGCGGTTACCTGAGTCGTATACTTAAATCCTTTGAATCAAATCAGCTTATTGCCAAACGTAAATCCAACCTGGATGGCCGTACCTGGTATCTGCAACTGACCACAAAAGGGTCTAAATTGCTTGAAACCCTGGAACAGGGTTCAGCAGAACAGATCGGGAAACTGCTTGAGCCGGTACCGGCAGAGCAGCAGCTGGCATTGGCAGGCGCAATGAAAACCGTGCGTCACATCCTTTCTGACGACGCGAAGATCTCTCCGGAAGATATCACCTACAGACGTGATCTGCAACCGGGAGATGCTGGTTTTATCATGCACATGCACGGGTCGCTTTATGCGAAGGAAGCAGGTTACAACCTGGAATTCGAAACGCATACCTGTAAGACCTTCTATGAGTTCCTGGAAGCCTACAATTCTTCCAAGGATCAGGTATTCCTGGCGATGCACGGCAATCAGATCATCGGTTCTATCGCGGTACTGGGACATTCCCGTTACGCTACGCAGATGCGCTGGTTCCTGGTTCATCCGGATTACCGTGGTATCGGTATTGGTCAGCGACTGCTGACGGAAGCGATCAATGCGGCTAAAGAGAAGTTGTTCCAGAAAATCTATCTCATTACGACGAGTCAGCAGGTAGCAGCTACCTCCTTGTTTAAAAAGAACGGTTTCCGTAAGTCAGGAGAGAAACACATGCCAATGTGGGGCTTACAGCTGACGGAAGAACGTTATGAGATTGACCTGATTTAA
- a CDS encoding glycoside hydrolase family 76 protein encodes MKSLLQVAVLLLCMQFSSFGQLANFNSTAEALQTSMYNTFGTPNNNYWWCANGVHALLDGYTRTRSETYKTRMKALLLNTKASNGNTYINYFYDDMDWMGIATLRAWDETGDVDYYNVASQLWTDIKGGFSNGAIDWNKGCVGCKNSCANAPAIILGARMYRINNSATDLQLIKDIFTFMKANLVDPTTGAVWDNINLSTGVTNKDWIFSYNVGTFIGAGWELYKITGDTYYLNEAVKTADYAMNSRRTNGMFFANETGNGDGGLFKGIFMRYLTELAREGNISATKRAAYNEAIRFNAQTLKTNGINPSTNLVGANWSQQPSGSTDYATQLSGVMLIEAAALLDQSFFFKDVNYGGSYWGLSVGSYNTAALVAKGIANNDVTAFAIPAGYQATLYKNDNFTGGSLVVTGNSAWIGAPWNDSTSSIIISYTAGASFFKDCNYTGAVVSLPAGDYTLAQLQAIGILNDDISSFRVSSGYQVILYENDNFAGTSVTATADNSCLVAQNFNDKATSIRITATGAAPAAVTTARVNTIEKSLLKGVTLYPNPAGNTLYLKSGADLLGADVTVVDMSGRVVLRNRLTANNLNVSRLGSGVYWITIVKDGKKSTISFVK; translated from the coding sequence ATGAAATCACTTCTACAAGTGGCCGTACTGTTGCTGTGTATGCAGTTCAGTTCATTCGGCCAGCTCGCTAATTTCAATTCCACGGCTGAGGCCCTGCAAACAAGTATGTACAACACTTTTGGTACCCCTAACAACAACTACTGGTGGTGCGCCAATGGTGTACATGCGTTACTGGACGGTTATACCCGTACCCGTTCCGAAACTTACAAGACACGTATGAAAGCCCTTTTACTGAACACAAAGGCATCAAATGGCAACACCTACATCAATTATTTCTATGATGACATGGATTGGATGGGTATTGCTACACTACGCGCCTGGGATGAAACCGGCGACGTGGATTATTACAATGTGGCCAGTCAGCTGTGGACCGACATCAAGGGCGGTTTCAGTAATGGCGCGATCGACTGGAACAAAGGCTGTGTCGGTTGTAAGAATTCCTGTGCCAATGCACCTGCCATCATCCTGGGTGCAAGGATGTACCGGATTAACAATTCAGCAACTGATCTGCAGCTGATCAAGGACATTTTCACTTTTATGAAGGCTAACCTGGTAGACCCGACTACCGGCGCTGTATGGGATAATATCAACCTGAGCACCGGCGTTACCAACAAGGATTGGATCTTCTCTTACAACGTAGGTACATTCATCGGCGCAGGCTGGGAGCTGTACAAGATTACCGGCGATACTTACTATCTGAATGAAGCAGTAAAAACAGCAGATTATGCCATGAATTCCAGACGTACCAATGGTATGTTTTTCGCGAACGAAACCGGTAATGGTGATGGTGGATTATTCAAAGGCATCTTCATGCGTTATCTCACAGAACTGGCAAGAGAAGGTAACATTTCTGCCACTAAGCGGGCGGCCTATAATGAGGCGATCCGCTTCAATGCACAGACACTGAAAACGAATGGTATCAATCCTTCTACCAACCTGGTAGGCGCTAACTGGTCACAACAGCCATCAGGTTCTACCGATTATGCTACACAGCTGAGCGGTGTGATGCTGATTGAAGCAGCAGCCTTACTGGATCAGTCTTTCTTCTTTAAAGATGTCAACTATGGCGGCAGTTACTGGGGATTGAGCGTTGGTAGTTACAATACGGCTGCACTGGTGGCAAAAGGTATTGCCAACAATGATGTCACCGCTTTTGCAATCCCTGCAGGTTATCAGGCGACCCTTTACAAGAATGATAACTTCACCGGTGGCAGTCTGGTAGTGACAGGCAACAGCGCCTGGATTGGCGCTCCCTGGAATGATAGTACCTCTTCTATTATCATCAGCTATACCGCAGGTGCATCTTTCTTCAAAGACTGTAATTACACTGGTGCAGTGGTGAGTTTGCCGGCAGGTGACTATACCCTTGCGCAGCTACAGGCCATTGGTATTCTGAATGATGATATCTCTTCTTTCCGTGTCAGCAGTGGTTACCAGGTGATCCTTTATGAGAACGACAACTTTGCTGGTACATCTGTCACAGCGACTGCTGATAACAGTTGTCTGGTGGCACAGAACTTCAATGATAAAGCCACTTCAATCCGTATTACCGCTACAGGTGCAGCACCGGCAGCGGTGACTACAGCAAGGGTGAATACGATCGAAAAAAGCCTGCTGAAAGGCGTGACCTTATATCCTAACCCTGCAGGTAATACGTTGTACCTGAAGTCAGGTGCGGACCTGCTGGGTGCAGACGTAACGGTAGTGGATATGTCGGGAAGGGTCGTTCTCCGCAATCGCCTGACAGCCAACAATCTGAACGTATCGCGTTTAGGCAGCGGCGTATATTGGATCACGATTGTGAAAGATGGTAAAAAAAGTACAATTTCTTTCGTGAAATAA
- a CDS encoding C40 family peptidase → MKKLLPIIISVASITTVAAQIKKKPVKHAPAKKHTTAYHKKATTHKSKAVVHHKVVTPPPMPDSLYFPNSDITVNTYDTSGLRNNIKQLFAVLESELGKPYIRGAIGPMAFDCSGLIKFGFSFIGMTLPRTAAEMSNLGNLITVSDFTPGDLLFFTGRSTKSKVKRVAHVGCVYKVDNGKVLMIHSSNQGVNIVDITNSEYYKKRFIAAKRVIEVDSTNTVIPMKEGNLTDY, encoded by the coding sequence GTGAAGAAGTTATTGCCGATAATCATATCAGTTGCCAGCATTACCACTGTTGCGGCACAAATAAAGAAAAAGCCAGTTAAACACGCACCAGCGAAGAAACATACAACTGCTTACCATAAGAAAGCGACGACCCATAAGTCCAAAGCGGTTGTCCATCATAAGGTCGTGACACCACCACCGATGCCTGACAGTTTGTATTTCCCAAACTCAGATATCACCGTCAATACATACGATACCTCAGGCTTGCGTAACAACATCAAGCAACTGTTCGCCGTACTGGAGTCAGAACTGGGTAAACCATACATCCGTGGCGCTATCGGTCCTATGGCCTTTGATTGCAGCGGTCTGATCAAGTTTGGTTTCTCCTTTATCGGTATGACCCTGCCACGTACAGCAGCTGAAATGAGCAACCTGGGTAACCTCATCACCGTATCGGACTTCACCCCCGGCGATCTGCTGTTCTTCACCGGACGTAGTACCAAATCCAAAGTAAAAAGAGTCGCACACGTAGGTTGTGTGTACAAAGTAGACAATGGGAAGGTGCTGATGATCCATTCCAGCAACCAGGGCGTGAACATTGTAGATATCACGAACAGTGAGTACTATAAGAAGCGTTTTATCGCTGCGAAAAGGGTTATTGAAGTAGATTCTACCAATACAGTAATACCGATGAAGGAAGGGAATCTTACAGATTATTAA
- the rnhA gene encoding ribonuclease HI, producing MSEVIIYTDGSSRGNPGPGGYGVVLMWNSVRKELSQGYRLTTNNRMELMAVIVALEALKRDGLQVKIFTDSQYVVNSVEKGWLWGWVKTGFKDKKNKDLWQRFIPAFKKHQVKFNWVKGHSTNPLNNRCDELATQAADSGNWLDDVGFEGE from the coding sequence ATGTCAGAAGTTATTATTTACACGGACGGTTCCTCCCGCGGTAACCCAGGCCCAGGTGGCTATGGTGTTGTGCTGATGTGGAACAGTGTCCGCAAGGAATTATCACAGGGATATCGCCTCACCACCAACAACCGTATGGAACTGATGGCAGTTATCGTAGCCCTCGAAGCATTGAAGAGAGACGGACTCCAGGTCAAGATCTTTACAGATAGCCAGTATGTAGTCAACAGCGTTGAAAAAGGCTGGCTCTGGGGCTGGGTTAAGACCGGTTTTAAAGACAAAAAGAATAAGGACCTCTGGCAGCGTTTTATTCCTGCTTTTAAAAAACACCAGGTGAAGTTCAATTGGGTAAAAGGACACTCCACTAATCCTTTGAACAACCGTTGCGACGAACTGGCCACACAGGCTGCCGATAGCGGCAACTGGCTGGATGATGTCGGCTTCGAAGGAGAATAG
- a CDS encoding YceI family protein: MTHWKIDESHSEIGFKVKHLMITNVSGYFTEFTGSVKTESADFHDATITFEATTASITTNNKQRDEHLKGGEFFDTEHHPKISFVSKKIKKVTEEEYKLIGDLTIKGHTHSIELDVLRNGVVTDPYGQEKEGFSIKGRLHRADYGLRWNAATEAGSIVLSDEVKLLMEVQLVKESVPVLA; the protein is encoded by the coding sequence ATGACACACTGGAAGATCGATGAATCACACAGCGAAATTGGATTCAAAGTAAAACACCTGATGATCACAAACGTAAGCGGTTACTTTACGGAGTTTACAGGAAGTGTTAAGACTGAAAGCGCGGATTTTCACGATGCGACGATCACTTTTGAAGCAACAACAGCGAGCATCACTACCAACAACAAACAGAGAGACGAGCACCTGAAAGGTGGTGAGTTCTTCGATACAGAGCATCATCCTAAAATCTCTTTCGTATCTAAAAAGATTAAAAAAGTAACAGAAGAAGAATATAAACTGATCGGCGATCTGACGATCAAAGGTCATACGCATAGTATCGAACTCGATGTTTTACGCAATGGTGTTGTGACAGATCCATACGGACAGGAGAAAGAAGGCTTTTCCATCAAAGGCCGCCTGCACCGCGCAGACTACGGACTGCGTTGGAATGCAGCTACAGAAGCAGGTAGCATCGTACTGAGCGATGAAGTAAAACTGCTGATGGAAGTGCAGCTGGTAAAAGAATCTGTGCCTGTATTGGCATGA
- a CDS encoding PQQ-dependent sugar dehydrogenase yields the protein MQTTSKVLLMSVIAMTTITSSVFAGGPDKPGAAVVKPDADNAGLKLPAGFGALKVADGLGRTRHIAVTDNGSIYVKLDRAKNNNGILFLQDTNGDGKVDKQSGFGNYGGTGIYVKGDYLYATSNENIYRYKLDAQQQVTDPAHPETVVSGLLDRRQHESKSIVLDDAGNIYVNVGAYSNSCQTQDRTQGSLGMQPCPVLDSAGGIWQFKADKLNQAYGDGVRYATGLRNVVGLDWNKKQNQLFVMQHGRDQLHDLFPSLYTEKQSADLPAECMYALKQGSDCGWPYIYYDPFTSKKMLAPEYGGDGKKTGGETAEDPVVAFPAHMAPDGLLFYTGTQFPEKYRNGAFIAFHGSWNRSPENQAGYYVVFVPFKDGKPSGKWEVFADGFAGPGPVKSPGDAQHRPCGLAQGPDGSLYVTDDAKGTVYRIVYKTK from the coding sequence ATGCAAACAACAAGCAAGGTATTACTGATGTCTGTCATTGCGATGACGACTATCACTTCCTCCGTATTCGCAGGCGGACCTGATAAGCCAGGCGCCGCTGTCGTTAAACCTGATGCAGACAATGCAGGACTGAAACTGCCTGCGGGCTTTGGCGCACTCAAAGTAGCCGATGGCCTGGGCCGTACCCGCCACATTGCTGTGACTGACAACGGCAGTATCTATGTTAAACTGGACAGGGCAAAGAACAACAATGGTATCCTGTTCCTGCAGGACACCAATGGTGACGGCAAGGTCGATAAGCAGTCCGGTTTCGGTAACTATGGCGGAACAGGTATCTATGTGAAAGGCGATTACCTGTACGCTACTTCCAATGAAAACATCTACCGCTATAAGCTGGATGCACAGCAGCAGGTAACTGATCCGGCGCATCCGGAAACAGTGGTAAGCGGTCTACTGGACCGTCGTCAGCATGAGTCCAAGTCGATCGTACTCGATGATGCCGGCAACATTTATGTGAATGTGGGGGCTTATTCCAACTCTTGCCAGACCCAGGACAGAACACAGGGTTCTTTGGGGATGCAGCCTTGTCCGGTGCTGGACTCTGCCGGTGGTATCTGGCAGTTCAAAGCAGATAAACTGAACCAGGCATATGGCGATGGCGTACGTTATGCAACCGGTCTGAGAAACGTTGTCGGACTGGATTGGAACAAAAAACAAAACCAGCTTTTCGTCATGCAGCATGGCCGTGATCAGTTACATGATCTGTTCCCGTCTTTGTATACAGAGAAACAGTCTGCGGACTTACCGGCAGAATGTATGTATGCGTTGAAACAGGGATCTGACTGCGGATGGCCTTACATCTACTACGATCCGTTCACCAGCAAGAAAATGCTGGCGCCTGAATATGGTGGCGATGGCAAAAAGACAGGAGGTGAGACAGCGGAAGATCCTGTAGTAGCATTCCCGGCACATATGGCGCCTGACGGACTGCTGTTCTATACCGGCACCCAGTTCCCCGAGAAATACCGTAATGGTGCTTTTATCGCTTTCCATGGTTCCTGGAACCGTTCTCCGGAAAACCAGGCGGGATATTATGTGGTATTTGTACCGTTTAAAGATGGTAAACCATCCGGTAAATGGGAAGTATTCGCAGATGGATTTGCAGGACCTGGTCCGGTGAAGTCACCAGGAGATGCGCAACACCGTCCCTGCGGACTGGCACAGGGCCCTGATGGTTCACTGTATGTAACAGATGATGCGAAAGGAACAGTTTACAGGATCGTTTATAAGACAAAATAG
- a CDS encoding Crp/Fnr family transcriptional regulator, whose protein sequence is MRATPALTDLHQQIIGHVQQRIRLSAAEQERFVSLLTFRSLLPRQYLLQQGDVCRYENYVCSGFLRSFYTDKAGNDHTLHFAMEDWWISDSTSFISQKPSRINIVALEPCAILQIDKTGLDQLFDDVPVFERFWRILNQQSLISQDQRILNNISMSGAERYEALITKYPDLEQRLPQKFIASFLGITPVFLSQIRKNYKR, encoded by the coding sequence ATGCGAGCGACGCCAGCATTAACGGACCTTCACCAACAGATTATCGGCCATGTACAACAGCGTATCCGCCTCAGCGCAGCGGAACAGGAACGTTTTGTAAGTCTGCTGACCTTCCGCAGCCTACTCCCCAGGCAGTATCTCCTCCAACAGGGAGACGTATGCCGGTATGAGAACTACGTCTGCTCAGGCTTCCTCCGCTCCTTCTATACTGACAAGGCAGGAAATGATCACACCCTGCACTTCGCCATGGAAGACTGGTGGATCTCCGACTCTACCAGCTTTATATCGCAGAAACCCTCCCGTATCAATATCGTTGCACTGGAACCCTGTGCAATCTTACAGATAGATAAAACAGGGCTGGACCAGCTGTTTGATGATGTACCCGTATTCGAAAGATTCTGGCGGATATTGAATCAGCAATCCCTGATTTCACAGGATCAGCGGATCCTGAATAACATCTCCATGAGCGGTGCAGAACGCTATGAAGCACTGATCACCAAATATCCTGACCTGGAACAAAGACTCCCCCAGAAATTCATCGCTTCCTTCCTGGGAATCACACCCGTATTCCTCAGCCAGATCAGG
- a CDS encoding acyl-CoA carboxylase subunit beta, translated as MDAQQLDMNRNEDAMRKSLSTLRQRLSVIEQGGGKKNLEKVRQRGKLTPRERIAYLLDKDTPFTEIGAFAAYDMYAEHGGCPAAGTVGGIGYISGRQCMIVANDMTVKAGAWFPLTGKKNLRLQEIAMENRLPVIYLVDSAGVYLPMQDEIFPDKEHFGRIFRNNARMSAMGITQIAAVMGSCVAGGAYLPIMSDEVLMVNGNGSIFLAGPYLVKAAIGETVDAETLGGAVTHTEISGIADYKFDSDEECLDQIKKIVSKIGDPASAGFNRAVPALPEKDPATLYSVIPEDSTRPYDMLEVIHRLVDRSEFDQYKEDYGKTILCGYARIDGWAVGIVANQRKMVKSKKGEMQMGGVIYNDSADKAARFIMNCNQKKIPLVFLQDVTGFMVGSRSEHAGIIKDGAKLVNAVANSVVPKFTVIVGNSYGAGNYAMCGKAYDPRFIYAWPNAKIAVMGGEQAAKTLLQIQVASLKAKGEEISPEEESRLLNEITERYNSQTTPYYAAARLWVDEIIDPQDTRKILSESIAAANNAPVEDSFSLGVFQV; from the coding sequence ATGGATGCACAGCAACTGGACATGAACCGGAACGAAGATGCGATGCGCAAATCTCTTAGCACGCTCAGACAACGTCTCTCCGTCATCGAACAGGGAGGAGGTAAAAAGAACCTCGAAAAAGTGCGGCAGAGAGGAAAGTTGACCCCGAGAGAAAGAATTGCTTATCTGCTGGACAAAGACACCCCTTTTACAGAAATCGGCGCCTTTGCCGCTTATGACATGTACGCTGAGCATGGTGGTTGTCCTGCAGCAGGTACTGTCGGTGGTATTGGCTATATCAGCGGCCGTCAGTGTATGATCGTCGCCAATGATATGACCGTGAAAGCCGGCGCCTGGTTTCCGCTGACAGGCAAAAAGAACCTGCGCCTGCAGGAGATTGCCATGGAAAACAGACTGCCTGTGATCTACCTGGTTGACAGTGCAGGCGTCTACCTGCCGATGCAGGATGAAATATTCCCGGATAAAGAACATTTTGGCCGCATCTTCCGCAACAATGCCCGCATGAGCGCTATGGGTATTACCCAGATCGCTGCCGTTATGGGTAGTTGTGTAGCGGGTGGCGCATACCTGCCGATTATGAGTGATGAAGTACTCATGGTGAATGGGAATGGTTCCATTTTCCTGGCCGGACCTTACCTCGTAAAAGCAGCTATCGGTGAAACCGTGGATGCGGAAACATTAGGCGGAGCCGTTACCCATACTGAGATCTCCGGTATCGCCGATTATAAATTTGACAGCGATGAAGAATGCCTTGATCAGATTAAAAAGATCGTCAGCAAAATAGGAGATCCTGCAAGTGCCGGCTTTAACCGGGCAGTGCCTGCGCTTCCGGAGAAAGATCCTGCTACCCTGTACAGCGTCATTCCGGAAGATAGTACCCGTCCTTATGATATGCTGGAGGTGATTCACCGCTTAGTAGACCGTTCTGAGTTTGATCAATATAAAGAAGACTATGGCAAGACAATTCTCTGCGGATATGCCCGCATTGATGGCTGGGCGGTAGGGATTGTTGCCAATCAGCGGAAGATGGTGAAAAGCAAAAAAGGAGAGATGCAGATGGGCGGTGTTATTTACAACGACAGCGCAGACAAGGCAGCCCGTTTTATCATGAACTGTAACCAGAAAAAAATTCCGCTGGTATTCCTTCAGGACGTCACTGGTTTTATGGTTGGCAGTCGCAGTGAACATGCCGGCATCATCAAGGATGGCGCTAAACTGGTGAATGCCGTAGCCAATTCGGTAGTGCCTAAATTCACTGTTATCGTAGGTAACTCTTATGGTGCAGGCAACTATGCCATGTGCGGTAAAGCATATGATCCGCGTTTTATCTATGCATGGCCTAATGCCAAGATCGCAGTGATGGGTGGAGAACAGGCAGCTAAAACATTGCTTCAGATACAGGTGGCTTCGCTGAAAGCAAAAGGAGAGGAGATCTCTCCGGAAGAAGAAAGCCGTTTGCTGAATGAAATCACTGAACGCTATAACAGTCAGACGACACCGTATTATGCTGCTGCGCGTTTATGGGTAGATGAGATCATAGATCCGCAGGATACACGTAAAATACTGTCTGAAAGCATTGCGGCTGCGAATAATGCGCCCGTAGAAGATAGCTTTAGCCTCGGTGTATTCCAGGTGTAA
- a CDS encoding c-type cytochrome, producing MGKWILAAMPLLIAGLYVSAQVKKPAKSAAKPVAASAATIARGKALYRQYCISCHQENGSGVPRMNPPLIKTEYVLGDKPRLIGILLNGFNEDVEINGDYYSNPMPSQAALKDQEIADILSYVRNSFGNKASTVSATEVTQVRGAKK from the coding sequence ATGGGCAAATGGATACTGGCAGCAATGCCATTGTTAATAGCGGGATTATACGTGAGCGCGCAGGTGAAGAAACCAGCCAAATCTGCGGCAAAACCGGTAGCCGCATCTGCAGCAACTATCGCAAGGGGAAAGGCCTTATACCGGCAGTACTGTATCTCCTGTCACCAGGAGAATGGCAGCGGCGTACCCCGTATGAACCCACCGTTGATTAAAACGGAATATGTATTGGGCGATAAGCCAAGGCTGATCGGCATCTTACTGAACGGGTTCAACGAAGACGTAGAGATTAACGGTGATTACTATTCTAATCCGATGCCTTCACAGGCAGCACTGAAGGACCAGGAGATTGCCGACATCCTTTCTTATGTCAGAAACAGCTTTGGCAACAAGGCAAGTACCGTTTCAGCAACAGAAGTAACGCAGGTACGGGGAGCCAAAAAGTAA
- a CDS encoding CapA family protein, with product MLKVAARSIPLFSFNIVFLLFFSHSLSGVKGDKSPVYAEIRYTDSLALRQDTTFYPVVDTLPDTISFSIVGDLMVGSSYPAKAFLPTEEEGNILQYAMPLLQETDLRIGNLESAVSDSAKVFKNCGNSTQCFAFRTPYKQAMWYKEAGFEYLNLANNHSYDFGQKGVTHTLGFLDSVNIKTSGVPQRVFDTLTVRNTRIGFVSFAPHTGCLDMNDDSLVRATIAEVRPLCQLLVVFFHGGGEGAARTHTPKGREFFLGQNRGDVRHFAHMCINEGADLVIGSGPHVVRGMERYKGKLVAYSLGNFATYHQFNLKYPNNIAPLLRVKITSEGNLVEHKVFSFLQEGEGIPKPDTTSKAFKMIRTLSAEDFSYQAVEEGVFD from the coding sequence ATGCTGAAAGTTGCTGCAAGGAGTATTCCTTTGTTTTCTTTTAACATTGTTTTTTTATTGTTTTTCTCCCATTCGCTTTCCGGCGTAAAGGGCGACAAGTCTCCTGTATATGCTGAGATCAGATATACGGATAGTCTGGCATTGCGTCAGGATACAACCTTCTACCCGGTAGTAGATACCTTGCCTGATACGATCAGTTTTTCCATTGTGGGCGATCTGATGGTGGGTTCATCTTATCCGGCTAAAGCCTTTTTACCGACAGAGGAGGAGGGAAATATCTTACAATATGCGATGCCTTTATTGCAGGAGACCGATTTGCGTATCGGCAACCTGGAGAGTGCGGTATCTGACAGCGCAAAGGTGTTTAAGAATTGCGGAAACTCTACTCAGTGTTTCGCTTTCCGTACCCCCTACAAACAGGCTATGTGGTATAAGGAAGCAGGGTTTGAGTACCTGAACCTGGCCAATAACCACTCTTATGACTTCGGTCAGAAAGGAGTAACACATACCCTGGGTTTCCTGGACAGTGTGAATATCAAGACCAGTGGAGTGCCACAACGGGTATTTGATACCCTGACCGTCAGGAATACCAGGATTGGTTTTGTCTCATTTGCACCCCATACAGGTTGTCTGGACATGAATGACGACTCCCTGGTAAGGGCTACGATTGCTGAGGTACGTCCGCTTTGTCAGTTGCTGGTTGTTTTCTTCCATGGCGGTGGCGAAGGCGCTGCCCGTACCCATACGCCGAAGGGAAGGGAGTTCTTTTTGGGGCAGAACAGGGGTGATGTTAGACATTTCGCTCATATGTGTATCAATGAAGGAGCAGATCTCGTAATCGGCTCAGGCCCCCACGTAGTAAGGGGTATGGAGCGTTATAAAGGTAAATTAGTGGCTTATAGTTTAGGAAATTTTGCAACTTATCATCAATTCAATTTAAAATATCCCAATAATATTGCACCTTTGCTGCGGGTAAAAATCACCAGCGAGGGAAACCTTGTCGAGCATAAAGTGTTTTCTTTCCTGCAAGAGGGGGAAGGCATACCTAAACCGGATACAACATCGAAAGCTTTCAAAATGATCCGAACTTTATCTGCCGAGGACTTTAGTTATCAGGCGGTCGAAGAAGGGGTCTTTGACTAA
- a CDS encoding LLM class flavin-dependent oxidoreductase produces MEIGIDSFAARFSDNAAAALSDRDAMLQLLERMEHADKSDLDVFGIGEHHRKGFLDSAPTHILAAAASRTKKIKLASAVTVLSAMDPVRAFQNFATLDLISDGRAEMVVGRGSFTDAFPLFGFNLNDYDDLFSEKLDLLLEIRDKEFVTWSGKFRPAMKNQPVYPRPLQEKLPIWLGVGGTPQSFVRAGALGLPLMVAIIGGETHRFRPLIDLYREAGKRAGHAPETLTVGLHSLGYVAETTEKAIEDFYPGYAASMTKVGKERGWPPVTKQHFIAQNGPTGALLVGSAEEVAEKIVRHANALGGVSRLTFQMDSAEVPHDKLMNAIDLIGNKVKPLVNA; encoded by the coding sequence ATGGAAATTGGAATTGACAGCTTTGCGGCGAGGTTCAGTGATAATGCGGCCGCTGCATTGAGTGACAGGGATGCTATGCTCCAGTTACTTGAGCGAATGGAACACGCAGACAAATCGGACCTTGACGTATTTGGCATCGGTGAACATCACCGTAAGGGCTTCCTGGACTCGGCGCCTACGCATATTCTTGCGGCAGCAGCCTCCCGGACTAAAAAGATTAAACTTGCCAGTGCTGTGACAGTACTGAGCGCAATGGATCCGGTACGTGCATTTCAGAACTTTGCCACCCTTGATCTGATCTCCGACGGTCGTGCAGAAATGGTCGTAGGACGTGGCTCGTTCACAGATGCTTTCCCGTTATTCGGATTCAACCTGAACGATTATGATGACCTGTTTTCGGAGAAACTGGACTTGTTACTGGAGATCCGCGATAAGGAATTCGTAACCTGGTCAGGTAAGTTCAGACCCGCGATGAAGAATCAACCCGTATACCCACGCCCATTGCAGGAAAAACTTCCTATATGGCTCGGGGTAGGCGGTACGCCACAGTCTTTCGTACGCGCCGGCGCATTAGGTCTACCACTGATGGTAGCGATCATTGGAGGGGAAACACATCGTTTCCGTCCGCTGATCGATCTCTATCGCGAAGCCGGAAAACGTGCAGGACATGCGCCTGAAACACTCACCGTTGGTTTACACTCGCTTGGATACGTTGCAGAAACAACAGAAAAAGCAATAGAAGATTTTTATCCGGGTTACGCTGCCAGTATGACGAAAGTAGGTAAAGAAAGAGGATGGCCACCGGTAACAAAACAACATTTCATTGCCCAGAATGGCCCTACGGGCGCCCTGCTGGTAGGAAGTGCAGAAGAAGTAGCAGAGAAGATAGTGCGTCACGCGAACGCATTGGGAGGCGTCTCAAGACTGACCTTCCAGATGGATTCCGCGGAAGTACCACATGACAAACTGATGAACGCAATTGATCTGATAGGTAACAAAGTCAAGCCTTTGGTAAACGCATAA